The following are from one region of the Pseudohongiella spirulinae genome:
- a CDS encoding ABC transporter ATP-binding protein — MQWLTRFASVFRYSGVAIDIVWRASPTLTIVMALVTLAAGLLPAAIAWVGQLIVDAVVAAIAAEGDARDTLKSDLLRYVLIEAGLVVLMTGAQKANTVCQSILRALLSNEVNVMILEKALTLELANFEDSEYYDKLVRARREASSRPLSLVIATFDLIRDGISLVSYAALLLQFSIWAVLLLSFAGVPAFLAEAKYSGEAFRNQRRRSAERRMQIYLEMVLTREDGVKEVKLMQLGRLFLQRYIDIFKNIYKEDRNLVLRRGFWGYVLGLIASVAFYFAYGWVAFAAVAGAITLGQMTMYIAVFRQGQGAVTSCLASVNRMYEDNLYLSNLTEYLGHNVPEPTGEQTAGPLPDDGIRFENVSFYYPGAQRPALDNINLHIRPGESLAIVGENGSGKTTLIKLLTRLYTPTHGRILYQGLDLQLWEMDTLRQKLGVIFQDFARYQLKVGENIGVGDKDFMDDRALVEEAAEKGLAADFIKNMPAAYDTQLGTWFRDGMDLSGGQWQKIALGRAFMRSRAEVLILDEPTAAIDARAEADIFAHFRELTSNRISIIISHRFSTVRIADQIVVMEHGQILERGDHESLLALGGQYATLFELQAKGYQ, encoded by the coding sequence CTGCAATGGTTAACCCGTTTTGCATCCGTTTTTCGCTACAGCGGCGTAGCCATTGATATTGTCTGGCGTGCCAGTCCGACGCTGACTATTGTTATGGCGCTGGTAACGCTGGCAGCGGGTCTTCTGCCGGCCGCCATCGCCTGGGTTGGCCAGTTGATTGTTGATGCGGTGGTCGCTGCCATTGCTGCCGAAGGCGATGCGCGCGATACCCTGAAATCAGACCTGCTGCGCTACGTTTTGATTGAGGCTGGGCTGGTTGTATTAATGACAGGTGCTCAAAAAGCCAACACGGTCTGCCAATCCATTCTGCGCGCACTGCTCAGCAATGAAGTCAACGTCATGATCCTGGAGAAGGCGCTGACCCTGGAGCTGGCGAATTTTGAAGATTCGGAGTATTACGACAAGCTTGTCAGAGCGCGCCGCGAAGCCTCCAGCCGACCACTGAGTCTGGTGATTGCCACCTTTGACCTGATTCGTGATGGCATCTCGCTGGTCAGTTATGCGGCGCTGCTGCTGCAATTCTCTATCTGGGCGGTCCTGCTGCTCAGCTTTGCCGGGGTGCCGGCATTTTTGGCTGAAGCTAAATATTCCGGAGAAGCCTTCAGAAATCAGCGCCGCCGATCGGCCGAGCGGCGCATGCAGATTTATCTGGAAATGGTGCTGACCCGAGAAGATGGCGTTAAGGAAGTGAAGCTAATGCAGCTTGGCCGCCTGTTTCTGCAACGCTACATCGACATTTTCAAAAACATCTACAAGGAAGACCGTAATCTGGTGCTGCGCCGCGGTTTCTGGGGTTATGTGCTGGGCCTGATTGCCAGTGTGGCGTTTTATTTTGCTTATGGCTGGGTGGCTTTTGCTGCAGTGGCAGGTGCAATTACTCTGGGTCAGATGACCATGTATATCGCTGTGTTCCGACAGGGACAGGGAGCAGTGACCAGTTGCCTGGCTTCAGTTAACCGCATGTATGAGGACAATCTGTATCTGTCCAATTTGACTGAGTACCTTGGCCACAATGTACCGGAACCAACCGGCGAGCAAACCGCAGGTCCCCTGCCCGACGATGGTATTCGTTTTGAGAACGTGAGTTTCTACTACCCGGGTGCGCAGCGCCCTGCCCTGGACAATATCAATCTTCACATCCGGCCGGGTGAAAGTCTGGCAATAGTGGGCGAAAATGGTTCTGGCAAGACAACGCTCATCAAGCTTCTGACTCGACTTTATACGCCAACCCATGGACGTATTTTGTACCAGGGGCTGGATCTGCAGCTGTGGGAGATGGATACCCTGCGCCAGAAGCTGGGCGTGATCTTTCAGGACTTTGCCCGCTACCAGCTCAAAGTGGGTGAAAACATCGGTGTGGGCGACAAGGATTTTATGGATGATCGCGCGCTGGTCGAAGAGGCAGCCGAAAAAGGTCTGGCGGCCGATTTCATAAAAAATATGCCGGCGGCCTATGACACCCAGCTGGGCACCTGGTTTCGCGACGGTATGGATCTGTCGGGTGGGCAGTGGCAGAAAATTGCCCTGGGTCGGGCCTTTATGCGCAGCCGTGCCGAGGTGTTGATTCTGGATGAGCCGACGGCTGCCATTGATGCGCGCGCCGAGGCCGATATTTTTGCGCACTTCCGGGAACTGACCAGCAATCGCATTTCGATCATTATCTCCCACCGCTTCTCAACGGTCCGTATTGCTGATCAGATTGTGGTGATGGAACACGGGCAGATTCTGGAGCGTGGCGACCACGAAAGTCTGCTGGCACTGGGTGGCCAATATGCTACGCTATTTGAGTTGCAGGCAAAGGGTTACCAGTAG
- a CDS encoding cation:proton antiporter, with amino-acid sequence MGFESMFLEFAALLAVATVVGAAGLMLRQPLIVSFLAAGIILGPSVLGWADGGEQIELLAQMGIALLLFVVGLKLDLHIIRTMGPVALATGLGQVLFTSVFGFLIALMLGMSTVGALYVGVALTFSSTIIIVKLLSDKKEIDALHGRVAVGFLIVQDIVVVLAMIGLTALGAGTAAEPDALAMEMALVLLKGAGMLVAVALLMKYVLPSLTRHIAHSAELLILFAITWAVAMAAIGDYLGFSKEVGAFLAGVSLASTPFREVIGARLVSLRDFLLLFFFIELGSGLELATLGSQVGPAIILSLFVLIGNPIIVMAIMGYMGYQKRTGFLAGLTVAQISEFSLILAALGLSLGHVDRDTVGLITLVGLITISGSTYMILYSHPLYERLAPLLSIFERKKAYRETEYDTDEKGRPEILIFGLGRYGCGIADMLREQGKKVLGIDIDPEVVRSQAKENLQVRFGDAGDPELLESLPLVYIRWVVSTAREADVNLALLNSLRREGYQGRVALTASNSLDASRLEKAGADLVLKPFLDASAKAADWILAPDESGKTH; translated from the coding sequence ATGGGCTTTGAGAGTATGTTTTTGGAGTTTGCTGCCCTGTTGGCGGTAGCCACAGTGGTCGGTGCGGCGGGGTTGATGCTGCGTCAGCCACTGATTGTGTCATTTCTGGCAGCCGGCATTATCCTGGGACCGTCCGTGCTGGGCTGGGCTGACGGTGGCGAGCAGATAGAGCTATTGGCTCAAATGGGCATCGCCCTGCTGCTGTTTGTTGTGGGTCTGAAGCTGGATCTGCATATTATCCGGACCATGGGTCCGGTGGCGCTGGCAACCGGGCTCGGTCAGGTGCTTTTCACATCCGTATTCGGATTTCTGATTGCACTGATGCTGGGCATGTCGACAGTCGGTGCCTTGTATGTCGGGGTCGCCCTGACCTTCTCCAGTACCATCATCATCGTCAAACTTCTCTCCGATAAAAAAGAAATCGACGCACTGCATGGCCGGGTCGCCGTCGGTTTTCTGATTGTGCAGGATATTGTGGTTGTTCTGGCGATGATCGGATTGACAGCGCTGGGAGCCGGCACGGCGGCTGAACCGGATGCCCTGGCCATGGAAATGGCGCTGGTGCTGTTGAAAGGCGCGGGCATGCTGGTGGCTGTTGCTTTGTTGATGAAATATGTTTTGCCATCGCTGACACGCCATATCGCCCATTCCGCAGAGCTGCTCATCCTGTTTGCCATCACATGGGCCGTTGCTATGGCGGCCATCGGTGATTATCTGGGCTTCAGCAAAGAAGTCGGTGCATTTTTGGCGGGTGTGTCATTGGCCTCTACGCCGTTTCGGGAAGTCATCGGGGCGCGGCTGGTCAGTCTGCGAGATTTCCTGTTGCTGTTTTTCTTTATTGAACTGGGCTCTGGTCTGGAGCTGGCGACTCTGGGCAGTCAGGTGGGTCCGGCGATTATTCTGTCGCTGTTTGTTTTGATTGGTAACCCGATCATTGTGATGGCGATCATGGGTTATATGGGGTACCAGAAGCGTACGGGGTTTCTGGCGGGTCTGACTGTGGCGCAAATCAGTGAGTTCTCGTTGATACTGGCGGCCCTCGGTTTAAGCCTGGGGCATGTGGATCGCGATACTGTCGGCCTTATAACACTGGTCGGGCTTATCACGATCAGCGGCTCAACCTATATGATCCTCTACTCGCACCCGTTGTATGAGCGGCTGGCGCCTCTTCTGTCAATTTTCGAGAGGAAAAAAGCCTATCGGGAAACCGAGTATGACACCGATGAAAAGGGGCGGCCTGAGATACTTATTTTTGGTCTGGGGCGCTATGGCTGCGGCATTGCAGATATGCTTCGCGAGCAGGGTAAAAAAGTACTTGGTATTGATATTGATCCGGAAGTTGTCAGAAGTCAGGCTAAAGAAAATCTGCAGGTGCGCTTTGGTGACGCTGGTGATCCGGAGCTTCTCGAATCATTGCCGCTTGTGTATATAAGATGGGTTGTCAGTACGGCTCGTGAGGCTGATGTGAACCTTGCCCTGCTCAATAGCCTGAGGCGGGAAGGTTACCAGGGAAGGGTGGCATTGACGGCCAGTAACAGCCTGGATGCATCTCGATTGGAAAAGGCTGGTGCTGACCTGGTGCTGAAACCCTTTCTGGATGCCTCGGCAAAGGCTGCCGACTGGATCCTGGCTCCTGACGAAAGTGGTAAAACTCACTAA
- a CDS encoding efflux RND transporter permease subunit, with protein MNHNSIIDLFARHKVAANLAMIMMILSGIWAATRVNTQLDPSVEWPYVLINASWPGASAEDVEQLIVIPIEQQLRTMPNLQQIASTSRQGSAGIEVEFMFSADLSRALDDVNDRIAQIRNLPPDMEPLVARRGTSYENIASLIVTGGSRVAELVPMVQRFERELYAAGIDRIEITGLPEEELAIQVSSADLLALNTTLDSLAAEVRYRSLDVPAGVVARNQGEMQLRGLDQRRDMHEFEQMDVQNPATGELFRLGDVAQIEKRAKAGQPVLSKEGLPAIEMNLYRMTDSDALTAARIMQSWLDQTRSQLPDSISIDVYQEVWVLLKQQLAVIASNAWSGLVLVLLTLFLFLNTRTAAWVAIGIPVSFLFATVIYYYVFAGSINILALITFIMALGIVVDDAIVVGEDAVSLHEQGFSPEDAASGAARRMFMPVVTSSLTTLAAFVPLLIGGGEMGAVIQTMPMVLFCVIVASLIECFLILPAHLKHGFSNMAHKKPSAFRQKFNAAFFGFRDRYYRPLLELALARPGATLLTAFGCVVLSFSLVISGRAGVNFVLGMSLQMLEANVQFTMDATADQRETFMRHLEQTMQDTNGSYNDVNINGYYVRDNVARINQENKSGLHYSSMRIEYAWEDEYEVTPQTFVDEWRQRVEPFPYVEQLVLEVRGGANGGAPDINLVLRGDDINVLKQASEELQAALADYEGVSNIFDNLPYGRDQMIFSITPTGKSLGLTTASLGQQLRSAYYGNRVQIFNLDNSELEVMLMLPDQERDNIASLAQFPVRTPLGSIVPLRQVADLSTRRGIDVINHNNGSMSVMVSASVDSHVNNAERVLASVREDVLPQINQRYGLSSDLGGMNLRNQQLLATLQLGGMMTLVFIYLILAWSFSSYLWPFAVLVAIPLGLTGAITGHWVMGVDIGMMSMLAFFALTGVVVNDSIVLVSFLRRELAAGKALLDAVRSAALSRFRAVVLTSLTTVAGLSPLMFEKFSLAIYMVPIAITLVFGLAFATLLVLLVVPALIVMIENVKSKVGRLVSVTAALNAEPEQEGMQS; from the coding sequence ATGAACCACAACAGCATTATCGACTTGTTTGCCCGCCATAAGGTTGCCGCCAATCTGGCGATGATCATGATGATTCTGTCCGGTATCTGGGCAGCCACCCGCGTCAATACGCAATTAGACCCTTCGGTTGAATGGCCTTATGTGCTCATCAATGCCAGCTGGCCGGGTGCCTCTGCAGAAGATGTGGAACAACTGATCGTTATTCCCATTGAGCAGCAGCTTCGCACCATGCCAAATTTGCAGCAGATCGCGTCCACCAGCCGACAGGGCTCTGCAGGTATCGAAGTGGAGTTCATGTTCAGCGCCGATCTGAGCAGGGCACTGGACGATGTGAATGATCGCATTGCGCAGATCCGAAATCTGCCGCCGGACATGGAGCCTCTGGTTGCCCGACGTGGTACCAGCTATGAGAATATCGCGTCTCTGATTGTCACTGGTGGCAGTCGTGTCGCCGAGCTGGTGCCAATGGTGCAGCGGTTTGAAAGAGAGCTGTACGCGGCAGGAATCGACCGCATTGAAATCACCGGCCTGCCTGAAGAGGAACTGGCGATACAGGTCTCCAGCGCAGATCTGTTGGCGTTGAATACTACGCTGGACAGCCTGGCGGCTGAGGTCAGATATCGCAGCCTGGATGTGCCGGCCGGCGTTGTCGCGCGCAATCAGGGAGAAATGCAGTTGCGGGGTCTTGATCAACGTCGCGATATGCATGAATTTGAACAGATGGATGTCCAGAATCCGGCCACTGGCGAACTATTCAGGCTGGGTGACGTGGCACAGATTGAAAAGCGCGCCAAAGCAGGACAGCCGGTACTCAGTAAAGAAGGTCTGCCGGCCATCGAAATGAATCTGTACCGAATGACAGATTCCGATGCCTTGACTGCCGCCCGTATCATGCAAAGCTGGCTTGATCAGACTCGCTCGCAATTGCCTGACAGCATCAGTATTGATGTCTATCAGGAAGTCTGGGTATTGCTGAAACAGCAACTGGCGGTGATTGCCAGTAACGCCTGGTCAGGTCTTGTGCTGGTGCTGCTGACCCTTTTTCTGTTCCTGAATACTCGCACTGCGGCCTGGGTTGCGATTGGTATTCCGGTCAGCTTTCTGTTCGCAACGGTTATTTATTACTACGTATTTGCTGGCAGCATCAATATCCTGGCGCTGATCACCTTCATCATGGCGTTGGGTATTGTTGTTGATGATGCCATAGTGGTGGGCGAAGATGCGGTCAGTCTGCATGAGCAGGGCTTTAGCCCCGAGGACGCTGCGTCCGGCGCTGCCCGACGTATGTTCATGCCAGTTGTTACATCATCACTGACCACGCTTGCCGCCTTCGTTCCGCTGCTGATTGGCGGAGGAGAAATGGGTGCCGTGATCCAGACCATGCCCATGGTGTTGTTCTGCGTGATTGTCGCCTCTTTGATTGAGTGCTTCCTGATATTGCCGGCACACCTGAAGCATGGTTTCAGCAACATGGCCCACAAGAAGCCATCAGCCTTCAGACAGAAGTTTAATGCTGCCTTCTTTGGTTTCCGCGATCGGTATTATCGCCCCTTGCTGGAGTTGGCGCTGGCACGCCCGGGTGCGACCTTGTTGACAGCATTCGGCTGCGTAGTTCTCTCATTCAGCCTGGTAATCAGTGGTCGGGCCGGCGTGAATTTTGTATTGGGTATGAGCCTGCAGATGCTGGAGGCCAACGTGCAGTTCACCATGGATGCCACGGCGGATCAGCGGGAAACGTTTATGCGCCACCTTGAGCAAACCATGCAGGACACCAATGGCAGCTATAACGATGTCAATATCAATGGTTACTACGTGCGAGATAATGTGGCGCGTATCAATCAGGAAAATAAATCCGGCCTGCACTACAGCTCTATGCGCATCGAATATGCCTGGGAGGATGAGTATGAAGTGACTCCGCAGACCTTTGTAGATGAATGGAGACAGCGTGTTGAGCCATTCCCTTATGTGGAACAACTGGTACTTGAAGTCCGTGGTGGAGCCAACGGCGGTGCGCCGGATATCAATCTGGTACTGCGCGGCGATGATATCAATGTGCTCAAGCAGGCCTCTGAAGAATTGCAGGCGGCACTGGCTGACTACGAAGGCGTCAGCAATATCTTTGACAATCTTCCCTATGGTCGTGACCAGATGATTTTCTCTATCACGCCGACCGGCAAATCACTGGGTCTGACGACGGCCTCATTGGGGCAACAGTTAAGGTCTGCTTACTACGGTAACCGGGTGCAGATTTTTAATCTGGACAACAGTGAACTGGAAGTCATGTTGATGTTGCCTGATCAGGAGCGCGACAACATCGCTTCTCTGGCACAGTTCCCGGTTCGCACACCACTGGGTAGCATCGTGCCGCTTCGCCAGGTCGCCGATCTTTCAACCCGCCGTGGCATTGATGTGATCAATCACAACAATGGATCCATGTCGGTTATGGTCAGTGCGTCAGTCGACAGTCATGTCAATAATGCCGAACGTGTGCTGGCATCGGTGCGTGAAGATGTCCTGCCACAGATCAATCAACGCTACGGGCTCAGCTCCGATCTGGGAGGCATGAATTTAAGAAATCAACAACTGCTGGCTACCCTGCAGTTGGGAGGCATGATGACGCTGGTCTTTATCTACCTGATATTGGCATGGTCGTTCTCATCATACCTCTGGCCGTTTGCCGTGCTGGTCGCCATTCCCCTTGGTTTGACCGGCGCCATTACCGGGCACTGGGTAATGGGCGTCGATATTGGCATGATGTCGATGCTGGCCTTTTTTGCTCTGACAGGTGTGGTGGTCAACGACTCCATTGTACTGGTCAGTTTTTTGCGTCGCGAGCTGGCGGCCGGCAAAGCATTGCTCGATGCAGTGCGCAGTGCTGCCCTGTCCCGGTTCCGCGCAGTGGTGCTCACATCGCTGACAACGGTGGCCGGATTGTCGCCGCTGATGTTCGAGAAATTCAGCCTGGCAATCTACATGGTGCCCATTGCCATCACCCTGGTTTTCGGATTGGCCTTTGCCACTCTGCTGGTGTTGTTGGTGGTGCCCGCGCTGATAGTGATGATTGAGAACGTAAAAAGTAAAGTAGGCAGGCTGGTGTCTGTCACAGCGGCTCTGAACGCAGAGCCTGAACAAGAGGGAATGCAGTCATGA
- a CDS encoding efflux RND transporter periplasmic adaptor subunit has product MSKQMMVRRRFFWGRGIDRFKYIGGKAAGVMILGMFFLLSALVVATGPEAAPMERVEREWPVSYGVIEPAALSPSLQVYGKLETAQLASLRASVTADVAEVRVREGDWVNKGDVIIGLDEREANLRLQAARAAVRRTEAALASVQSEWQLAKTLGEHHQAQADMASEKLKRFQSLHQQRMIADAQLDEVRHEANERAMVHARHQATLSDFPNQLIQSQAALEEAQARLAQAQLELTQTQVRSPFNGRIETLEVAVGDRVSAGAALVQVADYDSLQVRASVPTQIAQKLRADMLEGQPVVAKSDMHGRQLGFELRGLAGSVKSGQSGIDSYFHVNADPSLTLGSIINLTLSLPAEHNVVAVPLHALYDNSRVYRIADSRLQAVDIERVGEYTDQEGNYRILVRSPELSRGDQIMMSQLPTAVTGLLVNPVTGTELAGSEQTEATVALQ; this is encoded by the coding sequence ATGAGTAAACAAATGATGGTCAGACGACGATTTTTTTGGGGCCGTGGTATTGACCGTTTCAAGTACATTGGTGGTAAGGCCGCTGGTGTGATGATTCTGGGCATGTTTTTTCTGTTGAGTGCTCTTGTTGTTGCGACTGGACCCGAGGCGGCACCCATGGAAAGGGTTGAACGCGAGTGGCCGGTTTCCTATGGCGTTATTGAACCGGCAGCGCTGTCACCCAGTTTGCAGGTCTATGGCAAACTGGAGACGGCGCAACTGGCCAGCCTGCGAGCCAGTGTCACTGCTGATGTTGCTGAAGTTCGGGTTCGTGAAGGTGACTGGGTCAATAAAGGCGATGTCATTATAGGCCTGGATGAGAGGGAGGCTAATCTCAGATTGCAGGCGGCGCGAGCCGCTGTACGTCGCACAGAGGCGGCCCTGGCGAGCGTACAGAGCGAATGGCAGTTGGCAAAGACACTTGGCGAGCATCACCAGGCACAGGCCGATATGGCGAGCGAAAAACTGAAGCGCTTTCAGTCCTTGCACCAACAGCGGATGATCGCCGATGCACAACTGGACGAAGTGCGTCACGAGGCAAATGAGCGAGCCATGGTGCACGCCCGTCACCAGGCGACCTTGAGCGACTTCCCGAATCAGTTAATCCAGTCGCAGGCGGCTCTGGAAGAGGCGCAGGCCCGACTGGCGCAAGCGCAACTGGAGCTGACTCAGACTCAGGTTCGCTCGCCCTTTAATGGCAGAATTGAGACCCTGGAGGTGGCCGTCGGCGACCGAGTGTCTGCGGGCGCTGCGCTGGTGCAGGTTGCTGATTACGATAGCCTGCAGGTGAGGGCATCTGTCCCCACACAGATTGCGCAGAAGCTGCGTGCCGACATGCTTGAAGGACAGCCGGTGGTGGCGAAGTCTGACATGCATGGACGCCAGCTTGGGTTCGAGTTGCGTGGACTGGCTGGAAGTGTCAAATCAGGTCAGAGCGGCATTGACAGCTATTTTCATGTTAATGCAGATCCATCCCTGACTCTGGGCAGCATCATCAATCTCACGCTCAGCCTGCCAGCGGAGCACAATGTGGTAGCTGTGCCCCTGCATGCCCTGTATGACAATTCACGAGTCTATCGCATAGCTGATTCCCGCCTGCAGGCGGTGGACATTGAGCGGGTGGGTGAATATACCGATCAGGAGGGAAATTATCGTATTCTTGTTCGTTCGCCGGAGCTCAGCCGGGGAGATCAGATCATGATGTCTCAGTTGCCAACTGCCGTAACCGGACTGCTGGTAAATCCGGTTACTGGCACTGAACTGGCAGGCAGCGAGCAGACCGAGGCCACTGTCGCCCTGCAGTAG
- a CDS encoding SDR family oxidoreductase, producing the protein MSQLLADKAIIITGGTRGIGLAIAVACLAEGARVLITGRSQESVDQALEKTRHPDMHGVAANVASEEDTIKVFELAIQKFGKVDMLVNNAGIARAGAVQNLRAKDFQMVMDTNLTGAFLYSREAFRVMKDNGGGRILNIGSISSQTPRFGSVPYTTSKFGLQGMTRALQIDGRELGIMVSCLHPGNVHTDIWDKAPQSVVDEPKMEVKDIARVAVLMLSMPDNTTIIDATVLDPRQPFLGRG; encoded by the coding sequence ATGTCACAGCTATTGGCTGATAAAGCCATTATTATTACCGGTGGCACCCGTGGTATCGGCCTGGCAATCGCCGTGGCCTGCCTGGCTGAAGGCGCGCGGGTGCTCATTACCGGACGGTCGCAGGAAAGTGTTGATCAGGCCTTGGAGAAAACCAGGCACCCTGATATGCACGGCGTAGCCGCCAATGTCGCCAGCGAAGAGGACACTATTAAAGTGTTTGAGCTGGCTATACAAAAATTCGGCAAAGTGGATATGCTGGTCAATAATGCCGGTATCGCCCGGGCTGGTGCCGTTCAGAACCTGCGGGCAAAAGATTTCCAGATGGTCATGGATACTAATCTCACCGGTGCATTTCTCTATTCCCGTGAAGCCTTTCGTGTTATGAAAGACAACGGCGGCGGACGCATTCTTAATATCGGCAGTATTTCCAGCCAGACACCACGCTTTGGTTCTGTCCCCTATACCACCAGCAAGTTCGGATTGCAGGGCATGACACGTGCTCTACAGATTGACGGGCGCGAGCTGGGCATTATGGTGAGCTGCCTGCATCCAGGAAATGTGCACACCGATATCTGGGATAAAGCGCCGCAGTCAGTGGTTGATGAACCCAAGATGGAAGTGAAAGATATTGCTCGCGTGGCAGTTCTGATGTTGAGTATGCCGGATAATACGACGATTATTGATGCTACTGTTCTGGATCCGCGGCAGCCTTTTCTGGGCCGCGGCTGA
- a CDS encoding SMP-30/gluconolactonase/LRE family protein: MNNKTSALGALMLGLLAVAPMSMAQPASLVAPGAQVQLLTDGFIFTEGPIADAQGNVYFSDIPANRIHVWTNQGELQTFRENTNGTNGLFFNADWQLYGCEGGAGRITRMDADGNVEVVVDQYQGAAFNSPNDLWIDADGGIYFTDPRYGNESNTPQDGYHVYYLAPGADSAERIIDDLVKPNGIIGTRDGRTLYVADHLGNQTFAYDISAPGQVDNKRLIAAQGSDGVTLDEYGNLYLTGGNNITVYSPTGEQLASMEFPLAPANMTFGGPQRDVLYVTARSSLFALQMNVKGMY; encoded by the coding sequence ATGAACAATAAAACAAGTGCACTTGGCGCCTTGATGCTTGGCCTGCTTGCGGTGGCACCGATGAGCATGGCTCAACCCGCTTCACTGGTCGCTCCCGGGGCGCAGGTTCAATTACTGACAGATGGTTTTATTTTTACAGAAGGCCCGATTGCCGATGCTCAGGGTAATGTCTATTTCTCTGACATACCCGCAAACCGAATACATGTCTGGACCAATCAAGGTGAGTTGCAGACATTCCGGGAAAACACCAACGGCACCAATGGGCTGTTTTTTAACGCCGATTGGCAACTCTATGGTTGTGAAGGTGGCGCCGGCCGAATTACCAGAATGGATGCTGATGGCAATGTCGAAGTTGTAGTTGATCAGTATCAGGGGGCGGCATTCAACAGCCCCAACGATCTGTGGATTGACGCAGATGGCGGTATTTATTTCACAGACCCGCGCTACGGTAATGAATCCAACACTCCGCAGGACGGCTATCATGTGTACTACCTGGCGCCAGGTGCCGACAGCGCTGAACGTATCATCGATGACCTGGTCAAACCCAATGGCATCATCGGTACACGCGATGGTCGTACCCTTTATGTGGCAGACCACCTGGGCAATCAGACATTCGCTTATGACATTTCTGCTCCGGGGCAGGTTGACAACAAGCGCTTGATCGCTGCTCAGGGCTCAGATGGGGTAACGCTGGATGAGTATGGCAACCTGTACCTGACCGGCGGCAACAATATTACAGTCTACAGCCCGACTGGTGAGCAGCTTGCCAGTATGGAATTCCCGCTGGCGCCTGCCAATATGACCTTTGGTGGTCCGCAGCGCGATGTCCTTTACGTTACGGCTCGCAGCAGTTTATTTGCCTTGCAGATGAACGTGAAGGGTATGTACTGA
- a CDS encoding GGDEF domain-containing protein produces the protein MSKLDDLEVLQHDIEYIRKTRIRQFILVAIALFAVLSVVNIAGRQTSILFVMLGAILVLSYALRELRQNHVGRASHIVLWVILITITYSMWEGSGIRSAAVIGYPGALLFALIMTGVRSFWIVYAGMLIFMTVLTWASVNDWREATEQTRGYLTLIDYAAVLSAVTFVVRVLASDLLRLSGRLHMQIADVKHLADHDTLTGLPNRGMAEHFFEQMLSQSQRDGRKVALVFVDIDNFKIVNDTHGHHLGDELLQHLSDVISGQLRKSDRLVRIAGDEFLILLPGIDKSPDIGRILQKISRQASQPVMLAGIELTPTLSMGVALAPDHGTSFRELMALADSAMYQAKAAGRNCYQLYQPTAARS, from the coding sequence ATGAGTAAACTAGACGACCTGGAAGTTCTGCAGCACGACATCGAATACATTCGCAAAACCAGAATCAGGCAATTCATTCTGGTAGCCATAGCACTGTTCGCGGTTCTATCGGTGGTCAATATTGCCGGTCGGCAGACTTCTATCCTGTTTGTTATGCTCGGCGCCATCCTGGTGCTCAGTTACGCCCTTCGGGAACTACGCCAGAATCATGTCGGACGTGCCAGTCACATCGTCCTGTGGGTCATACTGATCACTATTACTTACAGCATGTGGGAAGGCTCTGGAATTCGCTCAGCCGCCGTGATTGGATACCCTGGCGCCCTGCTGTTTGCCTTGATAATGACGGGTGTGCGTTCCTTCTGGATTGTCTACGCCGGTATGCTGATATTCATGACAGTGCTCACCTGGGCAAGCGTCAATGACTGGCGTGAAGCGACCGAACAGACACGAGGCTATTTGACCCTGATCGATTATGCAGCCGTGCTGTCAGCAGTTACTTTTGTGGTTCGCGTGCTGGCCAGTGATCTGCTTCGACTGTCAGGGCGACTGCACATGCAAATAGCTGACGTCAAACACCTGGCTGATCACGACACCCTGACGGGCCTTCCCAACCGGGGCATGGCCGAACATTTTTTTGAACAGATGCTCAGTCAGAGCCAACGCGATGGTCGTAAGGTAGCCCTGGTTTTTGTCGACATTGACAACTTTAAAATAGTGAATGACACACACGGACACCACCTGGGTGATGAATTGTTGCAACACTTGAGTGACGTGATCAGCGGACAATTGCGCAAATCCGATCGTCTGGTGCGAATCGCCGGAGATGAGTTTCTTATACTGCTGCCCGGTATCGACAAAAGTCCTGATATTGGCCGGATTCTGCAGAAAATCAGCCGACAGGCCAGTCAGCCAGTTATGCTTGCCGGTATAGAGTTGACACCCACGCTATCGATGGGTGTTGCTCTGGCACCCGATCATGGCACATCATTCCGTGAGCTGATGGCGCTGGCAGACAGCGCCATGTATCAGGCTAAAGCTGCAGGCCGCAATTGCTATCAGTTATATCAACCAACTGCAGCCCGCTCTTGA